Proteins encoded in a region of the Takifugu flavidus isolate HTHZ2018 chromosome 10, ASM371156v2, whole genome shotgun sequence genome:
- the zgc:110410 gene encoding protein lifeguard 1 yields MDPNKSGSHGDYGVRPPPYSSSYPGGGYQVGPGNISVVSPPGPCANGAQAHFAGFAGHQQYSDAPPEYSEGSDNGAFDNRAVRRGFIRKVYLILTLQLLVTVGIICAFVYWDALRDWTEEHYWFTYCMMAATVVLILLLSCCDNLRRQVPFNFLALGLFTVVEGLMLGSVTIFFNAEAVMWAVGATAMVSFGLTLFAVQSKWDFTTAYGSLWVFGWTLLSFALLCAILRSQYLSIVYACLGTLLFSLYLVFDTQLILGGKNRKYQVSPEEYVFAALSLYLDVVTLFLLLLQLIGLCR; encoded by the exons ATGGACCCGAATAAAAGCGGCAGCCACGGAGATTATGGAGTGAGGCCCCCGCCGTACAGTAGCTCTTACCCAGGCGGCGGCTATCAG GTCGGGCCTGGGAACATCTCCGTGGTCTCCCCTCCGGGCCCCTGCGCCAACGGGGCCCAGGCTCATTTCGCAGGATTTGCAGGTCATCAGCAGTACAGCGACGCTCCACCCGAATACTCCGAGGGCTCCGACAACGGCGCCTTCGACAACCGAGCCGTTCGGAGAG GGTTCATCAGGAAAGTCTACCTGATCTTGACgctccagctgctggtgacCGTGGGCATCATCTGCGCCTTTGTTTACTG GGACGCTCTCCGGGATTGGACAGAGGAACATTACTGGTTCACCTACTGCATGAT GGCGGCGACGGTGGtgctcatcctgctgctgtcctgctgcgACAACCTCCGCCGCCAAGTCCCCTTCAATTTCCTCGCCCTGGGCCTGTTT ACCGTCGTGGAGGGCCTGATGCTCGGCTCTGTCACCAT CTTTTTTAACGCCGAGGCGGTCATGTGGGCCGTGGGGGCCACCGCGATGGTCTCCTTTGGACTGACTCTGTTTGCCGTGCAGTCAAAG TGGGACTTCACCACGGCGTACGGGAGCCTGTGGGTGTTCGGCTGGACCCTCTTATCATTTGCGTTGCTCTGTGCAATCCTCCGATCACAG TACTTGTCCATCGTCTACGCCTGCCTGGGAACCCTGCTCTTTTCTTTA tATCTGGTGTTTGACACGCAGCTCATCCTGGGTGGGAAGAACAGGAAATATCAGGTTTCTCCCGAGGAGTACGTGTTCGCCGCCCTCAGCCTCTATTTGGACGTGGTGaccctgttcctcctgctgctgcagctcatcgGGCTGTGCCGCTAA